Proteins encoded together in one Caldisericum sp. window:
- a CDS encoding PadR family transcriptional regulator produces the protein MFENVFKKDGKNLFLTSFLGSKEFLYFYILHLLNEKDMYGEEISRAILVISKGNWYPNPGFIYPVLKKLSVSGYIKGEWLLGETKHPRLVYKITEKGRQYYRKLKNEWKEGLKEFIDILKMIDEEGII, from the coding sequence ATGTTTGAAAATGTATTTAAAAAAGATGGTAAAAATTTATTTCTTACAAGTTTTCTTGGTTCAAAAGAATTCTTGTACTTTTACATACTTCACCTTCTAAACGAGAAGGATATGTACGGTGAAGAAATTTCGAGGGCTATTTTGGTTATCTCGAAAGGCAATTGGTATCCAAACCCTGGGTTTATTTATCCGGTGTTAAAAAAGCTAAGCGTAAGTGGATACATTAAGGGAGAGTGGCTTTTGGGTGAGACAAAACACCCAAGGCTTGTTTACAAAATTACGGAAAAAGGAAGGCAATACTACAGAAAGTTAAAAAATGAATGGAAGGAAGGCTTAAAGGAATTTATTGATATTTTAAAAATGATTGATGAGGAGGGCATAATATGA